The DNA sequence TGGAAAtatgacatgatatatttgcacttctagcactttggcctagatcctttgaacccaatccatgattttaacactttatcttgtatgtggttttttatgacttgcttttattgtctgattgattggttttattgttttgttttttatattgttctgtttgggcttggccccatgtaagccgccccgagtcccttcggggagatggggcggggtataggattaaaattattattattattattattattattattattattattattattattaaatagtacAGCTGAGACACAGATTAACCACTATGGTGGAAACAGACATCTCATAAAGATACTTGAATAAATGCAGTTCATTGATAGCTAAAATAATATACACGTTCCACAAAGCTAAACCAGGCTGGGGTGCTGAGAACCCTAGTCTCATAaatctctaaaccagtggttctcaatctagggTTCCCATGTGTttctggccttcagctcccagaaatcctaacagctgataaactagctgggatctctgggagctgtaggccaaaaacatctggggaccccaggttgaaaaccaatgCTCTAGGTAGCTCTGTATCTTTATTtctatggcttgttcttggtcttgcagttcTTCTGATGTCTGCAGAAGAGTAACCATTAGCCTATAGAGCCCAGATTAggtgaaccactgctgtaaatctATTACAAATAATTGTTCAACAAGCACTTCTTTGTGCTGCAAACCCTGGATTCTATGCCACCACAGTTAAAGTGAGTCCTTCTGAAATACAACATGCAGATTTATAATCAATGTACATTTTGGAGGACACATCACTCTATAGGTGGGTGCGTCTGTTTCACCAAACACTAGGAAGAGGGTGCTCTTGCACTCTAGCACTGAGACACCCTTTCACGCAGCATCACACCAGAGGCCAGTGATCTAGTAATAAATGatataaaatggggggggggggggaggcagatcCAAAAGAGACAATCAAGATATAAAATCAATACACAAAATAAGCCAGAGTTCAGTAGTAGTAATTCAAAAATGCCAAGGAAAATCCCAGAACCAAGGAATCCAAAAACAAATAATCAATCCAAGCTATCTCCATGAAGATGAATACAGGAATCTCTCCCAGGGAAACTCTCCAAAGGTACATAAGCATAGACAGGAACATAAAACAAGAATCTTGGCAATTCAGGAACTTGGAAATATGAGCAGGAGATGGATTCCCAAAAgcaacattgtctcctctgaTATGCTTGAAGCCAAAGCAATTTAAGCCCGTCCAGGCTCCCATGCGATCATGCCTAACACACCTGGATTTCAAGGTCTTATTTTGGATCCGTTGGGAAGACCTAGTTTTCCTATTTTTCACACCCTGTGTTCTCAAGTCTAatctacactcccttgaaaccacctcatcttcccaaggccttttctccAGGGAACTGGTACTTTCAGTTTCCCCCGTTGCCTAGGTATGATTTAAAGAGATCCAAACATCAGCCTGGTCAGCCTGACCTTCCTGAAATTCCTCCTGAACACTCACAGGCACCTCACTTTGGAACCTATCACACACaccccctcatcctctgaacattcagaaaaatcctctgacaCTTTCCAGATTACAACAGGTGCCTTCAAATAACCTGTAACTAGGACACGGATGTGAGAGTGATATGGCTGCGACATCTATCACCcaattgatcgccagggttgattcagctgatctggctggctaggcagGTGTCCCTCTCTCACCGCTCCATGTGCATCCCTCCCAAAGCTGCACGCTCGGTGGAAGAGGACAACACCCAGGTATAGAAGGAATGTATCGAGGTCTCCAATCTTCGGTCCCGGGTATACGATAGCTGTAACTAGCACAGATATAAAGTACAGAAAGTCTTTGATCATGTTGCCAGGCatttttctaaatatattttgtaggaaaataaaatctgcagtaggaaataacattttgtaCAATTGCCAACATGAGCTTTAATCAGAAATgaagttattttaaaatgaatagaTAAGAAAAAGATATACAGACATTTAAAAGTACTGCTGTTATTTTTTCATTCCTTTCAACTTCATCTAAGTTGTGTGCTACTCGGACCATCTACCCAACTGGTAGACAGCTCCACCTCCAAAGCTTTCTCAAACCACTGAAAGCTCTAATTTCCTCACTTGCTTGGGAAACTCCACTTAAGAAACACCAAAATCTCATGCTGTATAATCATAATTTCACACCAGTACTTTGCTCCTATGTTTCAGTCAATTCATGGTCTTGAGTACACTCAGAAGGCCTGCTACATTATTCAAGATGAGACTCTATCTTTGGAGCAATGCCTATTATTCTTGGAAGCTCTCCAACATCCTGTAGAATGTGATTCTGATCTGCAAATAATTTCTAAAACTATTTTAATATTCTGTCTAAACCctacagcccggggctgtggcgcagacgggagagcaatgagtcactgaccaggaggtcataagttcgaggcccgcttggagctatgttgttcgtctttgtcctgtgttaaaaaggcattgaatgtttgcctaatatgtgtaatgtgatccgccctgagtccccttcggggtgagaagggcggaatataaatgatgtaaataaataaataaataaatactgttggTCAACCACCTTCAGGCTTTCTGTGGGCTCACAACCTTAGCGAGACTATTTCATCCTCACTATCACTGTCTTCTTTCTCAATATTTCCAAACATAATATcaaggttttaaaaatgttttaaagggaTTTTGTGTGTTTATTCATAATATAACATTATCCTTTTCGGAATATGAAATGCGTTTGAAATGTAAAGGGatcaatattttttgaaaaaacaaagcaaaaaaacaatGGCCAAAGAGAATAATCTTCCCTTGCTGGAAATCTGTTCCACCTTGCTATTTGTCTTTTCTTCAGTATTACAGGCCACAGCAGATTTGGTTTATGGAAAATGGGCATTAGCCATATCTTGAATGCTGCCCATGGAACACTATACTGCCAAGAACCCCATGACTTTTATGGTACTACTATTGAATATCATGGTGTTCCAGCTCATGACCTGCCTGATTTTGACATAAGTCCATACTTTTATCCAGCTGCAGAATTTATACACAAGGCCTTGGCTACACCAGGAGGTAGGAAATCACTTTGACTCATGAGTGATGTTGTAGTGTAGGAGATACAGCTTGGATATGATTGAGGATAAATGTTATTTAGTATCAGtacaaaaaggaaagaacagcTGTTAAATATACAATTTCTCTCAATGATTTTTTAAGTTTTGTAGTTTGAAATGCCCTGTTTAAAGTTTATACAAAATGTTCCTGATCTTTTCCTTTCATTTGCAGGTAAAATCTTTGTGCACTGTGCCATTGGGATAAGCAGGTCATCTTCTTTGGTGCTGGCCTATCTGATGATATACCATAATTTATCTTTGGTTGAAGCAATTCAAACAGTGAAAAAACATAGGTGGATTTTCCCCAACCATGGATTTTTGAAACAATTGAGAAATTTGGACATTCAGTTAAGAGAAAAACTGAGCCGAAGTGAAAATATCCTTGATTGTCAGTAACAATTAATTATTGAATGTTTCCACTATTTGCTGTTCTTCATATTGATTTTCTAGCAAATAAAGCAACAGCCAATTCATGCtggtagccatgttttcaggaatTATATTTATCAATAACATTTATGTAAAAGCTAATAAGAGTGTACCCTTTTTCAAGcatttgtatgtgtgttttttttaaagttggggactagagtctcacttatccaacgttctggattatccaacgcatttttgtagtcaatgttttcaatacatcgtgatcttttggtgctaaattcgtaaatacagtaattacaacataacattactgtgtattgaactactttttctgtcaataacatgatgttttggtgtttaatttgtaacatcataacctaatttgatgtttaatccctccttattatccaacatatttccttatccaatgttctgccagcccgtttatgttggataaatgagattctactgtatttatgtaacTCTGATAAGTTCATGGGATTGAAGTGGACCATGGGTATTGGTTTTATCTATGAGAGTTTGGAGGTGAACAGTAAACACATGATTGAAGAAAGTTGTGATTTGTTCCAGAAATTGGTGTAGAGCCTATATTTTTGAATCTCGTTGTAATCTTTTAAATTGTTGTCCTTAAGAACTAGACACAGGGGTTTTGAAAAAGCAGTCCCAGAATGGGTTGAATTCCAATCCACCATGATTCCAGGATTCATCATAGAATTCTACATATACTGAATTGCTGAAAATAAGGGATCTTTCTTTTACGGTATACTGAACTAGCACATATATCCGGCATTGCTTGAGTGTCATTGGGTCCGCTGCTCACCTACTTTCTCTCTCTACTTCATCTTTGAGAACGACTACTTCACAATGTGTCAATGGCAAGGCTCTGGCAAAGTGGACAGGCTCATAcactcctccctttctcttttctttcttttcttcttccattgACATCAGAGAGGTTCACTTCACCAAGCAACAGCAAatccagtggcatcacagagggccacttcctTTAGCAACAGCCTTTGAGCTACAGCGGGAGAAAGACATATAAGCATTGGcttttataaatataaaatgcCAATGAAAGACTGAGCCTTAGCTATTGAGCGTACACAAAGCTAGTCTGTAAACAAACACAATTATgcaaaatattacaaataatgtCAACCTATGGGATCAGTTTATATTTGGCAAGATAAACTTTTTATATGAGCAACTGTAGTAGTTTAAAAACGTATTTTTAGGAGATTCAGTTGCAGGTGATGTTTTTTGTAGGAGATGTTGAAACTCTTCAAATAGCTAAGGACAGAtgaaaagcaaaagtaaaagaaGACAGAAATAGGCTCAGAACCCAGGATGCAGCTGTTCAGTAACTTGTGTACACAAAGAGAATTACTATAATAGTCAatgcagaaaaattgaagaagacaacaaaaaagaaagaacaagagatCTACAAAATTTGAGAAATCATGGGGAAATTTAAATTATGAGTGGGAATGATATAGCACAAACAGGAGAACATACTACGCAATCAAGATGAAATAAAAAGGTGATGGAAACAATACAGTgagaaccaggcctgtagcgagggggcggttttaggggttcaaccacccccccccccgaaatttttcaggttataaaaaaaacctggtttactcatgaattttaactggttaaccaaatccccatgctaagtctatgagacacaaaacattaagagtccctccaggcactatctcaagcagatattgacaggtttgtagcgaggaggggtgtgtgctaggggttaaccccccccctgaaattttcaaccccccccccccaattttttttctggctacggccctgttgaGAACTATAAACATGAGATGAAAAAATGGCATATTCATTCAAAGAAGAAACTGAAg is a window from the Anolis carolinensis isolate JA03-04 chromosome 3, rAnoCar3.1.pri, whole genome shotgun sequence genome containing:
- the LOC100553386 gene encoding dual specificity protein phosphatase 13A, encoding MTTGKADAETSQSGSHSQVSGRRVVALMMMVEENISLSKDPESSGTSTPETPTLKDLEELLNTGRPSCNHVDEVWPNLFLGDHITGHSRFGLWKMGISHILNAAHGTLYCQEPHDFYGTTIEYHGVPAHDLPDFDISPYFYPAAEFIHKALATPGGKIFVHCAIGISRSSSLVLAYLMIYHNLSLVEAIQTVKKHRWIFPNHGFLKQLRNLDIQLREKLSRSENILDCQ